In a genomic window of Gammaproteobacteria bacterium:
- a CDS encoding dihydrofolate reductase family protein: MTKAPSSNQRPVLRLFPGPGGPAPLRGLYLNDALRPSGTPARPFVYASFIASLDGRIALPDRETKTHKVPRAIANSRDWRLVQELAASADVLVTTGRYIRDLAAGVAQDNLPVSDKPEFADLLEWRRARGLASQPAVAIVTGSLDLPIPELLLHSGRRIYIASGGAADASRIKTLTAQGVRVLKTGTGNRVEGRALIAALAKEGFGNIFMTAGSVLLNTLLSTGVLNRLYLTQACRILGGPVFETLYTGEELSSPADFKLHSLYYDAGESGAVEQLFSVFDYRAPLDD; the protein is encoded by the coding sequence ATGACGAAGGCTCCGAGTAGCAATCAAAGACCAGTTCTGCGCCTGTTTCCCGGCCCGGGCGGGCCGGCGCCCTTGCGCGGGCTTTATCTCAACGATGCGCTGCGGCCTTCCGGGACGCCGGCGCGGCCATTCGTATATGCGAGCTTTATTGCGAGCCTCGATGGACGGATTGCGCTGCCTGACCGGGAAACCAAAACACACAAGGTGCCGCGCGCGATTGCGAATTCGCGCGACTGGCGGCTGGTGCAGGAGCTGGCCGCATCGGCTGATGTGTTGGTGACTACCGGCAGATATATCCGCGATCTCGCCGCCGGAGTTGCACAGGATAATTTGCCGGTCAGCGACAAGCCGGAATTCGCCGATCTGCTCGAATGGCGGCGCGCACGCGGTTTGGCGTCGCAACCAGCTGTCGCCATTGTCACCGGGAGTCTCGATTTGCCGATTCCGGAGCTGCTGCTGCATTCGGGCCGGAGAATTTACATCGCCAGCGGCGGTGCGGCCGATGCCTCGCGGATTAAAACGTTGACGGCGCAAGGTGTTCGCGTGTTAAAGACTGGCACCGGCAATCGTGTCGAAGGCCGTGCGCTTATTGCAGCGCTGGCCAAAGAAGGCTTCGGCAACATTTTCATGACGGCGGGCTCCGTGTTGCTGAACACGCTTCTTTCCACTGGTGTCCTGAACCGACTCTATCTAACGCAAGCTTGCCGCATCCTGGGCGGTCCGGTATTTGAAACGCTTTACACCGGCGAGGAGCTTAGTTCGCCGGCCGACTTCAAGCTGCATTCGCTTTATTACGACGCCGGTGAAAGCGGCGCTGTCGAGCAGTTATTTTCCGTATTCGATTACCGCGCCCCGCTGGACGATTGA
- a CDS encoding DinB family protein, protein MPETLRRQVAGLTDAQLHYQPKGGYFSVLENICHLRDIEIEGYGVRLHRMLAENHPTLPDINGGQLARERHYSEQPMQPALDAFTEARHTNLKILGDVTDTQLARAAYLEGVGEITLGKLLELWVEHDRGHVQELKKLRTAVR, encoded by the coding sequence ATGCCGGAAACCCTGCGGCGGCAGGTTGCCGGTCTCACAGATGCGCAACTGCACTACCAGCCCAAAGGCGGATACTTTTCCGTGCTGGAAAATATCTGCCACCTGCGGGATATCGAAATCGAAGGCTACGGAGTACGGCTGCATCGCATGCTTGCGGAAAATCACCCCACGCTGCCCGACATCAACGGCGGTCAGCTCGCCCGCGAACGGCACTACAGCGAACAGCCAATGCAGCCAGCTCTGGATGCTTTTACCGAAGCGCGCCACACAAACCTGAAGATTCTTGGGGATGTAACGGATACTCAGCTCGCCCGGGCGGCTTATCTCGAAGGTGTAGGCGAAATCACGTTAGGGAAATTACTGGAACTGTGGGTCGAGCATGACCGCGGGCACGTTCAGGAACTGAAAAAGCTGAGGACCGCCGTTCGTTAG
- a CDS encoding quinone oxidoreductase, which produces MPHAIRIYATGGPEVLRWEEVAVGKPGPGEVLVRNTAVGLNFVDAYYRSGLYPISLPATLGREGAGVVEAVGPKVKEFKSGDRVAYTDPTGSYAEVLLRPSDRLVKIPAGVSDKTAAAMMLKGMTAQFLLRRTYKVKKGDTILVHAAAGGVGQILCQWAKYLGATVIGTVGSDAKVALAKKVGCKHVLVTSREKVSERVKEITKGAGVPVVYDGVGKDTFMDSLDCLAPLGLMVTYGNASGAVPPFSPTVLTQKGSLFITRPTLGTYIARREDLVRTARELFAVVKKGTVKIAVNQTYPLREAAQAHRDLESRKTTGSTVLLP; this is translated from the coding sequence ATGCCCCACGCCATCCGCATATACGCAACCGGCGGGCCGGAAGTGCTGCGCTGGGAAGAAGTCGCGGTCGGCAAGCCCGGCCCCGGCGAGGTCTTGGTGCGCAACACCGCCGTCGGCCTGAATTTCGTGGATGCCTATTACCGCAGCGGGCTGTACCCGATTTCGTTGCCCGCGACTCTCGGCCGGGAAGGTGCGGGTGTGGTGGAGGCGGTCGGTCCGAAAGTGAAGGAGTTCAAATCGGGCGATCGCGTGGCCTACACGGACCCGACCGGTTCCTATGCGGAAGTTCTGCTGCGGCCGTCCGACCGTTTAGTGAAAATCCCCGCGGGAGTGAGTGACAAGACCGCGGCGGCCATGATGCTCAAGGGTATGACTGCGCAATTCCTCTTGCGGCGTACATATAAGGTGAAGAAGGGCGACACGATCCTGGTGCACGCCGCGGCCGGCGGTGTCGGCCAGATTCTCTGCCAGTGGGCAAAATATCTTGGCGCTACGGTCATCGGTACCGTGGGCAGCGATGCCAAGGTGGCGCTCGCAAAAAAGGTTGGCTGCAAGCACGTGCTCGTGACATCGCGCGAGAAAGTTTCGGAGCGTGTGAAAGAGATCACCAAAGGTGCGGGCGTGCCGGTGGTCTATGACGGCGTGGGCAAGGACACCTTCATGGATTCGCTGGATTGTCTGGCGCCGCTGGGCCTGATGGTGACCTACGGCAACGCCTCGGGTGCGGTGCCGCCGTTCAGTCCCACGGTCCTGACGCAGAAAGGCTCGCTGTTTATTACGCGCCCGACTTTAGGAACCTACATTGCCCGGCGCGAAGACCTGGTGCGTACCGCACGTGAATTATTCGCGGTCGTGAAGAAGGGCACAGTGAAAATTGCCGTCAACCAGACCTATCCGCTGCGGGAAGCAGCTCAAGCGCACCGCGACCTCGAATCCCGCAAAACCACGGGTTCGACGGTGTTGTTGCCGTAG
- a CDS encoding VOC family protein — MVKKSAKSKSAKRRAGKPKAKTGKPRRVQPIPAGYHSITPYLIINGAAAALEFYKNAFGAREKVRMPAPGGRIGHAEILIGTSHVMLADENPEMGARAPQPGSSSPVSVLLYVKDVDKVFERAVSSGARVERPVENQFYGDRTGTLIDPYGHRWHIHTHIEDVSPKEMQRRMQEQHH; from the coding sequence ATGGTAAAGAAGTCCGCAAAATCGAAATCTGCAAAACGTCGCGCCGGCAAACCCAAGGCCAAGACGGGCAAACCGCGTCGTGTTCAGCCGATTCCCGCCGGTTACCACAGCATCACGCCCTATCTGATCATCAATGGCGCGGCGGCGGCGCTGGAGTTCTACAAAAACGCTTTCGGCGCCAGGGAAAAGGTGCGCATGCCGGCTCCCGGAGGGCGCATCGGTCACGCCGAGATTCTGATCGGCACATCTCACGTCATGTTGGCGGATGAAAATCCGGAGATGGGCGCACGTGCACCGCAGCCGGGCAGCTCGTCGCCGGTGAGTGTCCTGCTCTACGTCAAGGACGTGGATAAAGTCTTTGAGCGCGCCGTAAGCAGCGGCGCCCGGGTCGAACGGCCGGTGGAGAATCAATTTTACGGCGACCGTACCGGCACGCTCATTGATCCGTATGGCCACCGCTGGCATATCCACACGCATATTGAGGACGTGTCGCCCAAGGAAATGCAGCGACGCATGCAGGAGCAACATCATTAA
- a CDS encoding THUMP domain-containing protein, translating to MPAAVSRKPPVRAERHFFATAARGLEPLVADELRALGAHEVNEARGGASFSGPLAIAYGACLWLRTANRVLMPLARFPAPDADRLYTAVTRMPWENDLSPDGTLAVDFTGSNENIIHTGFGAQRVKDAIVDRFRETSGRRPSVNVEQPDLRINVHLHRDITTVSLDLSGDSLHQRGYRIRGVAAPLKETLAAALLLKCGWPEIGKQGGTFVDPMCGSGTLAIEAALIAGDVAPGLWRTRWGFSGWRKHDPQLWDHMLQEARRRRDAGRGKIPVILGMDPDPQAIAAAKANAERAGLMTLKDMQPPSPDSLPKGKGKSERSLIHFERRALADNVLSTGLTPGLVVTNPPYGERLGEAGQLGPLYVELGRWLRSQCPGWRAGVITDNRDLAKQIGVRARKINTFYNGALECRLLQFDIEPEWFMRSTNV from the coding sequence ATGCCCGCCGCTGTCAGCCGCAAACCGCCGGTGCGTGCCGAGCGCCATTTTTTCGCGACCGCTGCGCGCGGCCTGGAGCCGCTGGTCGCAGACGAATTGCGCGCGCTCGGTGCACATGAAGTGAACGAAGCGCGCGGCGGCGCGTCTTTCAGCGGGCCGCTCGCCATTGCCTACGGTGCCTGCCTGTGGCTGCGCACCGCCAACCGCGTGCTCATGCCGTTGGCGCGGTTTCCCGCGCCGGATGCCGACCGGCTCTATACCGCGGTCACGCGCATGCCCTGGGAGAACGATCTTTCGCCCGATGGCACGCTGGCGGTGGATTTCACCGGCAGCAACGAAAACATCATCCACACCGGGTTCGGCGCGCAACGCGTCAAGGACGCGATCGTGGATCGCTTCCGCGAAACATCCGGCCGCCGGCCTTCGGTGAATGTCGAGCAGCCGGACCTGCGCATCAACGTGCACCTGCACCGCGACATCACCACGGTGAGCCTGGATCTCTCGGGCGACAGTCTGCACCAGCGCGGCTACCGCATACGTGGGGTCGCGGCGCCGCTCAAGGAAACTCTCGCCGCAGCGCTACTGCTCAAATGCGGCTGGCCGGAAATCGGCAAACAAGGCGGCACATTCGTGGATCCGATGTGCGGATCCGGAACGCTCGCGATTGAAGCCGCGCTCATCGCGGGCGACGTGGCGCCGGGACTGTGGCGCACGCGCTGGGGCTTCAGCGGCTGGCGCAAGCATGATCCGCAGCTCTGGGACCACATGTTGCAGGAGGCACGCCGGCGTCGTGATGCCGGCCGCGGGAAAATTCCAGTGATCCTGGGTATGGATCCTGATCCACAAGCTATTGCAGCCGCGAAGGCCAATGCCGAACGCGCGGGCCTCATGACATTAAAGGATATGCAGCCGCCCTCACCCGACTCTCTCCCAAAGGGAAAGGGGAAATCGGAGCGAAGCTTGATTCATTTTGAACGCCGTGCGTTAGCCGATAACGTGCTGAGTACTGGGCTCACCCCCGGTTTGGTAGTGACCAATCCCCCTTACGGCGAGCGGCTGGGCGAAGCCGGGCAACTTGGCCCGTTGTACGTCGAACTCGGTCGGTGGCTGCGGAGCCAGTGCCCGGGCTGGCGCGCGGGCGTGATCACGGACAACCGGGATCTTGCGAAGCAGATCGGCGTGCGTGCCCGGAAAATCAACACCTTTTATAACGGCGCGCTCGAATGCAGGTTGCTGCAGTTCGATATTGAGCCTGAATGGTTCATGCGCAGTACCAACGTGTGA
- the glnE gene encoding bifunctional [glutamate--ammonia ligase]-adenylyl-L-tyrosine phosphorylase/[glutamate--ammonia-ligase] adenylyltransferase — protein sequence MNRAATCPALLMPGLEAGLTQWRANGGDPARLPAAVNDSLSRVWASSAFVAESCVREPQLLDELCASGDLLSTESPGARVAAQLATRTFVSEDELMTVLRRVRRREMLRIAWRDLTGWAELAETLRDLSDLADACLEGALKPLTQWRAGRHGVARNARGVPQTLVVLALGKLGAGELNFSSDVDLIFAYPEHGASDGAKPLDNDEYFLHLGQRFKRVLDEPTADGFVFRVDLRLRPFGEAGPLAMSFNAMETYYQNHGRDWERYALIKMRPCAGDVKAGAQLLERLRPFVYRRYLDFNAFESLREMKELIRQDVARRGLEDNIKLGPGGIREIEFIAQVFQLIRGGREPPLRTRAVLLVLRHLGAENYLKPQETADLAAAYEFLRRVENRLQEWRDQQTHELPRDAEGRARLAWTMNCADWDEFAAALATHRRHVQQVFDAVVVMPRALREQQHRDSPYTSLWQGMLAREDSVTRLESAGYAEAAAVAEELGALRNSGFISGLGTRGRQRLDELMPRLLETAAATSSPTATFRRLLHVVEAIGKRSAYLALLVERPTALQHLARLVAGSNWLADLVARSPLLLDELIDPRIFSEFPTQDSLQRELETAFADIPADDLEAQMDALRQFQQAAVVRVAAADLAGQAPLMKVSDFLTWIAEQVIRKALDIAWRHMRTRHGEPQCIERGRLRRARFGVIAYGKLGGWELGYGSDLDLVFLHDSRSGEQQSNGARVLDNSEYFTRLAQRVINILSIPTASGVLYQVDTRLRPSGAAGLIVSSLDSFARYQRAQAWTWEHQALLRARPVAGDSEVGTEFEALRREVLGKPRDAQTLRREVAEMRTRMRHEHAASAGEFDLKLDAGGLTDIEFLVQYWVLANADRHPALLDWTDNIRNLEGLVAERVVTAETGEFLTDTYKAFRRIVHRTSLEGLPARIPAAEAEPRRARVRELWASTIGALPDEAPARP from the coding sequence ATGAACCGCGCCGCCACTTGCCCCGCGTTGTTGATGCCCGGGCTTGAAGCCGGACTGACACAGTGGCGTGCCAACGGCGGCGATCCGGCACGCCTGCCTGCGGCCGTGAATGACAGCCTGTCGCGGGTCTGGGCAAGCAGTGCATTTGTGGCCGAAAGCTGCGTGCGTGAGCCGCAGCTCCTGGATGAATTGTGTGCATCCGGCGATCTGTTGAGCACCGAGTCCCCGGGCGCACGCGTGGCCGCGCAACTCGCGACGCGCACGTTTGTGTCGGAAGACGAACTCATGACCGTGCTGCGCCGCGTGCGGCGGCGTGAAATGCTGCGTATCGCCTGGCGCGATCTCACCGGCTGGGCGGAGCTTGCGGAAACCCTGCGGGATTTGTCCGATCTCGCCGATGCCTGTCTCGAGGGCGCGCTCAAACCTTTGACGCAATGGCGTGCCGGACGCCACGGCGTGGCACGTAACGCCCGGGGTGTGCCCCAGACGCTCGTCGTACTCGCGCTCGGCAAACTCGGCGCCGGCGAACTCAACTTTTCTTCCGACGTGGATTTGATTTTTGCCTATCCAGAACACGGTGCGAGCGACGGCGCGAAACCGCTCGACAACGACGAGTATTTCCTGCACCTTGGTCAACGCTTCAAGCGCGTGCTGGACGAGCCGACCGCCGACGGTTTCGTATTCCGCGTGGACTTGCGCTTGCGCCCCTTCGGCGAAGCCGGACCGCTCGCCATGAGCTTTAATGCCATGGAGACCTATTACCAGAACCACGGTCGCGACTGGGAACGCTACGCGCTCATCAAAATGCGGCCCTGTGCCGGCGATGTCAAAGCGGGTGCGCAGCTTCTGGAGCGGCTGCGGCCCTTCGTGTACCGCCGTTACCTCGACTTCAACGCCTTCGAATCCTTGCGCGAGATGAAGGAGCTGATCCGCCAGGATGTCGCGCGCCGCGGGCTCGAAGACAACATCAAGCTGGGTCCCGGCGGCATCCGCGAGATCGAGTTCATCGCGCAGGTATTTCAGCTGATCCGCGGCGGGCGTGAACCGCCGCTGCGCACGCGCGCAGTGTTGCTGGTGTTGCGCCATCTGGGCGCGGAAAATTATTTGAAGCCGCAGGAAACCGCGGATCTGGCCGCGGCCTATGAATTTCTGCGCCGCGTGGAAAACCGCCTGCAGGAATGGCGCGATCAGCAGACCCACGAACTGCCGCGCGATGCCGAGGGCCGCGCGCGTCTCGCCTGGACCATGAACTGCGCCGACTGGGATGAATTTGCCGCGGCACTCGCCACGCACCGCCGGCATGTGCAGCAGGTGTTCGACGCCGTGGTGGTGATGCCGCGCGCGCTGCGCGAGCAGCAGCACCGTGATTCGCCCTATACGTCCTTGTGGCAGGGCATGCTTGCCCGGGAAGATTCGGTCACGCGGCTGGAAAGCGCCGGGTACGCCGAGGCCGCCGCCGTGGCCGAAGAGCTGGGCGCGCTGCGCAACAGCGGATTCATCAGCGGGCTCGGCACGCGCGGCCGCCAGCGGCTGGACGAACTCATGCCGCGGTTGCTGGAAACGGCCGCCGCCACGTCTTCACCCACCGCAACATTTCGGCGGCTGCTGCACGTGGTCGAGGCCATCGGCAAACGCTCCGCGTATCTGGCGCTGCTGGTGGAGCGGCCCACGGCGCTGCAACACCTTGCGCGGCTGGTGGCCGGCAGCAACTGGCTCGCCGATCTCGTCGCACGCTCGCCGCTGCTGCTCGACGAGCTGATTGATCCGCGCATCTTCAGCGAATTTCCGACGCAGGATTCGCTGCAACGCGAGCTGGAGACCGCATTCGCGGATATCCCCGCGGATGACCTGGAAGCGCAGATGGATGCGCTGCGCCAGTTCCAGCAGGCCGCGGTAGTGCGGGTGGCCGCGGCGGATCTGGCCGGTCAGGCACCGCTCATGAAGGTCAGCGATTTCCTCACCTGGATCGCCGAGCAGGTGATACGCAAGGCGCTCGACATCGCCTGGCGTCACATGCGCACGCGCCACGGCGAGCCGCAGTGCATCGAGCGCGGCCGGCTGCGGCGCGCGCGCTTCGGCGTGATTGCGTACGGCAAGCTCGGCGGCTGGGAGTTGGGCTATGGTTCGGACCTCGATCTGGTATTCCTGCACGACAGCCGCAGCGGCGAACAGCAATCGAATGGCGCACGCGTGCTCGACAACAGCGAGTACTTCACGCGTCTCGCGCAGCGCGTCATCAATATCCTCTCGATCCCGACGGCCTCGGGGGTGCTTTATCAAGTGGACACTCGGCTGCGGCCGAGCGGTGCGGCCGGTTTGATCGTGAGTTCTCTGGACAGCTTCGCGCGCTATCAACGCGCGCAGGCCTGGACCTGGGAACACCAGGCTTTGCTGCGCGCCCGGCCGGTGGCCGGAGACAGCGAGGTGGGCACGGAATTCGAAGCGCTGCGCCGGGAGGTGCTCGGCAAACCGCGCGACGCGCAGACATTGCGCCGTGAGGTAGCCGAAATGCGGACGCGCATGCGGCACGAGCATGCGGCAAGCGCCGGGGAATTCGACCTCAAGCTGGATGCCGGCGGCCTCACGGACATCGAGTTCCTGGTGCAGTACTGGGTGCTGGCCAATGCGGACCGCCATCCCGCGCTGCTCGACTGGACTGACAACATCCGTAATCTGGAAGGATTGGTGGCTGAAAGGGTGGTCACGGCAGAGACCGGCGAGTTTCTGACGGACACCTATAAGGCCTTTCGCCGCATCGTGCATCGCACGAGCCTTGAAGGCCTGCCGGCGCGCATCCCGGCGGCGGAGGCAGAGCCGCGGCGTGCGCGTGTGCGGGAACTGTGGGCGTCAACCATCGGAGCATTGCCCGACGAAGCGCCTGCGAGGCCTTGA
- a CDS encoding zinc-finger domain-containing protein, with amino-acid sequence MSQPAVKTQKQGTPNAKRHYDVTRKDLPLHCPTDGMSLWNSHPRVFLAIEATGNIKCPYCGATYTLVD; translated from the coding sequence GTGAGCCAGCCTGCCGTCAAGACTCAAAAACAGGGAACGCCGAACGCCAAGCGTCACTACGACGTTACCCGCAAGGATTTGCCGTTGCACTGTCCCACGGACGGCATGAGTCTGTGGAATTCGCATCCGCGGGTGTTCCTCGCCATAGAAGCCACCGGCAACATCAAGTGCCCCTACTGCGGTGCGACGTACACGCTGGTTGACTGA
- a CDS encoding glycosyltransferase family 2 protein has translation MSKALSRISVVMIVRDAAATLATTLDSVREFGEVVLYDNGSRDGTLEIAARYPNARVQQGEFTGFGPTRKAAASLAKNDWIFSLDADEVVEPGLAAAIAGLTLDKPEQAYSVERQNFLLGKRVRHGGWGSQRLTRLYNRRTHQFNAVAVHEKVELQAGERAVPLTGVLRHTAMRDAGDFLVKMHRYTMLKAGESTRTYPPAIILFKTVWAFIRAYFLRLGMLDGWRGLLISVSEANGVFYKYIVIYSKRDQT, from the coding sequence ATGAGCAAAGCGCTTTCCCGGATTTCCGTCGTCATGATCGTGCGCGATGCCGCGGCCACGCTGGCGACCACACTCGACTCGGTGCGCGAGTTCGGCGAAGTGGTCCTGTACGACAACGGCTCCCGCGACGGAACTCTGGAAATCGCCGCGCGCTACCCGAATGCGAGGGTTCAGCAGGGTGAGTTCACCGGCTTTGGCCCCACGCGCAAGGCCGCGGCGTCGCTGGCGAAGAACGACTGGATTTTTTCGCTTGATGCCGACGAAGTCGTCGAGCCCGGTCTGGCTGCGGCCATCGCCGGACTCACGCTGGACAAGCCGGAGCAGGCCTATTCGGTCGAGCGCCAGAATTTTCTTCTCGGCAAGCGCGTGCGCCACGGCGGCTGGGGCAGCCAGCGACTCACACGCCTGTATAACCGGCGTACCCACCAATTCAACGCCGTGGCGGTGCACGAGAAGGTGGAATTGCAGGCCGGCGAGCGGGCCGTGCCGCTCACGGGAGTACTGCGCCACACCGCGATGCGCGATGCCGGCGATTTCCTGGTGAAAATGCACCGCTACACCATGCTCAAGGCGGGGGAATCCACGCGCACCTATCCGCCGGCTATCATTTTATTCAAGACCGTGTGGGCGTTCATCCGCGCCTATTTCCTCAGGCTCGGCATGCTGGATGGTTGGCGCGGCCTGCTGATTTCAGTATCCGAAGCCAACGGCGTGTTCTATAAATATATAGTTATCTATTCAAAGAGAGATCAAACATGA